A portion of the Candidatus Pristimantibacillus lignocellulolyticus genome contains these proteins:
- a CDS encoding TPM domain-containing protein: MKKQQLIFILPFFIVMLLVGPVITVMAESADGKVLIYDEAELLNQEQYNRLNKLANELGAERETDIIILTSTNSDNMDVVKMTENFYDNYGPGYDKPHGNAVILTMDMRNRDVYLAGFYKAEQYLDDDRLDKIRNKITPYLSDGAYADGFEKYIATVHRYMSFKPGVNPDNILFNIWFQLGAAAVIGAIVVSIMAYNSGGRVTVNRNTYEDASTSGMLDHKDQYIRTTVTKTKIQKNNNSGGGGGGGGFTGGGHSHSGSRGKF; encoded by the coding sequence ATGAAGAAGCAGCAACTAATTTTTATCCTTCCGTTTTTCATAGTTATGCTTCTTGTAGGTCCTGTCATTACAGTGATGGCGGAATCAGCGGACGGTAAAGTTTTAATCTATGATGAGGCCGAGCTACTCAATCAAGAACAATATAATAGGCTAAATAAGCTTGCGAATGAATTAGGAGCTGAGCGAGAAACAGATATCATTATTTTAACGTCTACCAATTCAGACAACATGGATGTCGTAAAAATGACAGAGAATTTTTATGACAATTATGGACCAGGGTACGATAAACCCCATGGTAACGCTGTAATACTGACGATGGATATGAGGAATCGGGATGTATACTTAGCTGGCTTTTATAAAGCAGAGCAATATTTGGATGATGATAGATTGGATAAAATACGTAATAAGATTACTCCTTATTTATCTGATGGAGCTTATGCGGACGGATTTGAAAAGTATATAGCGACAGTACATCGATATATGAGCTTCAAGCCTGGAGTGAACCCAGATAATATTTTATTTAATATTTGGTTCCAGTTAGGGGCAGCTGCAGTAATTGGAGCGATTGTCGTTAGTATTATGGCATACAACTCTGGTGGTCGTGTAACGGTAAATCGGAACACCTATGAGGATGCAAGCACCTCAGGAATGCTAGATCATAAGGATCAATACATTCGGACGACTGTAACTAAAACTAAAATCCAGAAGAATAACAATAGTGGTGGTGGAGGCGGTGGTGGTGGCTTTACGGGTGGCGGCCATTCACATAGTGGAAGCAGAGGGAAATTTTAA
- a CDS encoding GNAT family N-acetyltransferase, with the protein MLKIFFHRYIEMLYPYSDLLTTSNNYEAVALVFHSERQTGTLRSNMNYMKRIGLAIIKSLPICRVIGIRGYIRGLSILLNMSSAWLSMLGNQKYMHLDMLVVQQRYRGQGFVSKIIKPLLDECKANNYLCSLETQTPSNIPMYEHYKFRKVKVIPLQNSSLEQYCMVYTPDGTE; encoded by the coding sequence GTGCTGAAAATATTTTTTCATCGCTATATTGAAATGCTATATCCTTATTCCGATTTGCTAACGACGTCGAATAATTATGAAGCTGTCGCATTGGTGTTCCACTCAGAGCGCCAGACAGGAACGTTGCGCTCTAACATGAATTATATGAAGAGAATCGGACTAGCAATTATTAAGTCTTTACCGATTTGTCGAGTCATTGGTATAAGAGGGTATATTAGAGGATTGTCTATTTTATTGAATATGAGTTCTGCATGGTTATCAATGCTTGGGAATCAGAAGTATATGCATTTGGATATGCTTGTTGTGCAGCAACGTTATCGTGGACAAGGTTTTGTCTCAAAGATTATTAAACCGCTACTGGACGAATGCAAAGCCAACAATTATTTATGTTCGTTAGAAACACAGACTCCGAGTAATATACCTATGTATGAACATTATAAGTTCCGTAAGGTAAAAGTTATTCCGCTACAGAATAGTTCACTTGAGCAGTATTGCATGGTGTATACACCGGATGGTACTGAGTAG
- a CDS encoding stage VI sporulation protein F produces MSYQKFGISPQLVERVKFKSKNPATKERLRKLLGDATKYDLQDRVKVRKLTKSAATILQEKLTDTQEEQIVSFVLAQKIDPNNTLHLLKLWSMFR; encoded by the coding sequence ATGAGTTATCAAAAATTCGGTATTAGTCCGCAGTTAGTGGAGCGAGTAAAGTTTAAGTCGAAAAATCCAGCTACAAAAGAACGTCTTCGCAAATTACTTGGTGATGCTACCAAATACGATTTGCAAGATCGAGTAAAGGTTCGTAAGCTTACGAAGTCAGCCGCAACGATCTTGCAAGAAAAACTAACCGATACACAAGAAGAACAAATCGTTTCGTTCGTGTTAGCGCAAAAAATAGATCCAAACAATACGCTTCATTTATTAAAACTATGGAGTATGTTCCGCTAA
- a CDS encoding YolD-like family protein, giving the protein MSLKLTGNGLFESSRMMLPEHKEAYNEFRKNLDRKERPHVDEQRLAELSYQFAEAMNEEATVRIRIYDLFQDRWITGKVERIDPLQARMKLVQEDESRWIKLAEIIDLVVE; this is encoded by the coding sequence ATGAGTTTGAAATTAACAGGGAATGGTCTATTCGAGTCATCGCGAATGATGCTCCCAGAACATAAGGAAGCCTATAATGAATTTCGCAAAAATCTGGATCGGAAAGAACGTCCGCACGTTGACGAACAACGATTAGCTGAGCTTTCTTATCAGTTTGCCGAAGCGATGAATGAAGAGGCTACTGTTCGTATTCGCATCTATGATTTGTTCCAAGATCGATGGATAACGGGCAAAGTAGAACGGATTGATCCGTTGCAAGCTCGGATGAAATTGGTCCAGGAAGACGAGTCGCGTTGGATTAAGCTTGCGGAAATTATTGATCTTGTGGTGGAATAA
- a CDS encoding DAK2 domain-containing protein, which yields MGKRAINGSDFAGMALLGADLLKRNAEQVNALNVFPVPDGDTGTNMNLTMTSGITELKNKQSAHLGKTAEALSKGLLMGARGNSGVILSQLFRGFSKSLANVEEATAVDIAVALQHGVDMAYKAVVKPVEGTILTVAKEAARHAVQFARRNTEVLELMQEVHNRAYEALQKTPDLLPILKQVGVVDSGGQGLVYIYEGFVQSLSGNSEILDDLTSEAAPADVYVPQPIRNTAPISAQAKLETLDIEFFYDMEFFIKRNVSGTSLPAFDESAYKKALSKDGDSILVITEDDIIKVHVHSRKPGDVFNLSVPYGELTDMHILNMREQHRELLEEDIHQSHVNLSAAELLAGQAIDNRPTEQAFERAPYGMITVALGDGVAELFRSSDVDIVLSGGQTMNPSTEDFVKAIEALSADHIFIFPNNSNIILAAEQAVELTERSVTVIPTKTIPQGIAAVLAFKEDETPERNKEWMNAATSSVVSGQITKAVRDTSIDGVEITEGHYIGIKEKSIVTSEAELLDACKALLTSMLEEEGDIVTILTGEGSTDEISASISEWIGEHYSDLEIEVQYGGQPLYPYVFAVE from the coding sequence TTGGGTAAGCGAGCTATTAACGGTTCTGATTTTGCTGGAATGGCATTATTAGGAGCTGACTTACTAAAGCGAAATGCTGAACAAGTCAATGCACTTAACGTGTTTCCAGTGCCGGATGGCGATACTGGAACAAATATGAATCTAACAATGACTTCAGGAATAACTGAATTGAAAAACAAACAATCTGCTCATCTGGGGAAAACAGCTGAAGCATTATCTAAAGGACTATTGATGGGGGCGCGTGGTAATTCTGGCGTTATTCTTTCCCAACTATTTAGAGGATTCTCTAAGTCATTAGCGAATGTCGAAGAAGCGACGGCTGTAGATATTGCTGTTGCCCTACAACATGGTGTGGATATGGCATATAAGGCTGTTGTAAAGCCAGTAGAGGGTACAATACTTACTGTAGCCAAAGAAGCAGCGCGTCATGCTGTACAATTTGCTCGTCGTAATACAGAAGTACTTGAATTAATGCAAGAAGTTCATAATAGAGCTTACGAAGCTTTGCAAAAAACGCCTGATCTATTACCGATATTAAAGCAAGTAGGCGTTGTTGATTCTGGTGGTCAAGGACTAGTCTATATTTATGAAGGATTTGTACAATCATTATCCGGTAATTCAGAAATATTAGACGATCTAACTTCTGAAGCTGCACCTGCAGATGTATATGTTCCACAGCCTATACGTAATACTGCTCCAATCTCCGCTCAAGCAAAACTAGAGACTTTAGATATTGAGTTCTTCTATGACATGGAGTTTTTCATCAAGCGTAATGTATCGGGAACATCCTTACCCGCATTTGATGAATCCGCTTACAAGAAAGCATTATCTAAAGACGGGGACTCAATTCTAGTAATTACAGAAGATGACATTATTAAAGTACATGTTCATTCTCGTAAACCAGGTGATGTGTTCAATTTGTCTGTTCCATACGGTGAACTTACAGATATGCATATTCTTAATATGCGTGAACAACATCGTGAATTGCTTGAAGAAGATATTCATCAATCGCATGTGAATTTATCAGCAGCTGAGCTGTTAGCAGGACAGGCCATTGATAATCGCCCTACTGAGCAAGCTTTCGAGCGTGCGCCTTATGGTATGATTACCGTTGCGCTTGGTGATGGGGTAGCGGAATTGTTCCGTAGTAGTGACGTGGATATCGTATTATCTGGTGGACAGACCATGAATCCAAGTACAGAAGATTTTGTGAAGGCAATTGAAGCACTATCTGCTGATCATATTTTTATATTCCCTAATAATAGCAACATCATATTAGCTGCTGAACAAGCAGTTGAACTAACAGAGCGCTCTGTTACCGTTATACCTACGAAAACAATTCCGCAAGGGATTGCAGCGGTACTTGCTTTTAAAGAAGATGAAACGCCAGAACGTAACAAAGAGTGGATGAATGCTGCTACTAGTTCGGTCGTATCTGGTCAAATTACGAAAGCAGTTCGTGATACAAGCATTGATGGTGTAGAAATTACTGAAGGACATTATATAGGTATTAAGGAAAAATCCATTGTAACTTCTGAGGCGGAACTTCTAGATGCGTGTAAAGCACTACTAACAAGCATGCTTGAAGAAGAAGGAGACATCGTTACCATTCTTACTGGTGAGGGTTCTACCGATGAGATTTCAGCTTCGATTAGCGAGTGGATTGGCGAGCATTATAGCGATCTAGAGATTGAAGTTCAGTATGGTGGTCAACCGCTATATCCATATGTGTTTGCAGTCGAGTAA
- a CDS encoding DegV family protein, with product MGNIRIVTDSTADIPAEALEKYGITMVSLKVLFGEETFRDAIDMTTDDFYARLKTSSVVPTTSQPSPAEFSEVYERLLAEDPTGPIISIHLASVLSGTYQSATIAQSMIEAEDANITVVDSKSASYGNGMQVILAAKMAEAGASVEEILAAIEERQKSAEIFFLVDTLEYLQKGGRIGRAAALIGSLLNIKPILSLDEVGAVFSADKARGSKKAMAKIVELLKEAYGDAEVGLVVAKTDDVTVAQELEARVTAELNVKEIHYTAVGTVIGTHTGPGTSAVFLYKV from the coding sequence ATGGGGAATATTCGAATTGTAACGGACAGTACAGCAGACATTCCAGCTGAGGCACTTGAGAAGTACGGTATTACTATGGTTTCACTGAAAGTATTATTCGGTGAGGAAACGTTTCGAGATGCAATCGACATGACAACCGATGATTTCTATGCTCGTCTTAAAACATCATCAGTTGTGCCTACAACATCGCAGCCATCACCTGCTGAATTCAGTGAGGTATATGAGCGTCTTTTAGCTGAAGACCCTACGGGTCCCATTATTTCAATTCATCTTGCATCTGTGCTAAGTGGAACGTATCAATCGGCAACGATTGCCCAGTCTATGATTGAAGCAGAAGATGCTAATATTACAGTTGTTGATTCTAAGTCAGCCTCTTACGGTAATGGCATGCAAGTTATTCTTGCGGCAAAAATGGCTGAAGCTGGCGCTTCTGTTGAAGAAATCTTAGCTGCAATTGAGGAAAGACAGAAAAGTGCAGAGATCTTCTTCTTAGTAGATACGCTTGAATATTTACAAAAAGGCGGACGTATCGGTAGAGCAGCAGCCCTTATCGGATCTTTACTTAATATTAAGCCGATTCTTTCGCTTGATGAAGTAGGTGCAGTATTCTCTGCTGATAAAGCAAGAGGCAGCAAAAAAGCGATGGCTAAAATTGTTGAGTTATTGAAAGAAGCATATGGTGATGCTGAAGTTGGTCTTGTTGTTGCTAAGACAGATGATGTAACGGTTGCACAAGAGCTTGAAGCACGCGTTACTGCTGAACTTAATGTGAAGGAAATCCATTATACAGCTGTCGGTACTGTTATCGGTACTCATACTGGACCTGGTACTTCCGCTGTATTCTTATATAAGGTGTGA
- the recG gene encoding ATP-dependent DNA helicase RecG, with protein MIKLDQIPVKQLKGVSALKEQELHAFGLYTANDIILYFPFRYEDYRVRDLTEIKSGEKATVIGTVRGVPVLQRYGKSKSRLTCKIQVGIQLITATWFNRHFLREGLIPDREIMLTGKWEQSRMQLTVSESEFLDAVKPSAKMDTLQPVYSVGGKITQPWIRKLIVATLEQYVSMIEEILPYEIVQKYNLMNRAEAITHIHHPGDFAAGQEARRRMVYEELFLFQLRLQAYRALSHRRQAGIAMPIDSQWIREFAATLPFELTDGQKKAINEISVDMRRNYGMNRLLQGDVGSGKTVVAAIALYSAVKAGYQGALMVPTEILAEQHLKSFTRLFDNTNIQVGLLTGSLGERKRRDMLASLQMGLVDIVVGTHALIQEDVFFSKLGLVVVDEQHRFGVNQRSILRQKGIHPDVLTMTATPIPRTLAITAFGDMDVSTIRERPQGRKPIETFWVKHSALDRAYGFIRKQVALGRQAYVICPLIEESEKLEVQNVIDVHITMQQAFPDLQVGLLHGRMSAAEKEASMGAFASNESQVLVATTVVEVGVDVPNATIIMIMDAERFGLSQLHQLRGRVGRGEHQSYCILLADPKSEVGRERMKVMTDTNDGFEVARRDLELRGPGDFFGTKQSGLPEFKLADMVADYELLEQAREDASDLVARDSFWHDSSYARLIEWLRNDPLFQGEQID; from the coding sequence ATGATCAAACTTGATCAAATTCCAGTTAAACAGTTGAAAGGCGTGAGTGCTCTTAAGGAACAGGAGCTTCACGCCTTTGGCTTATATACTGCGAATGATATTATATTATACTTTCCGTTTCGATATGAAGATTATCGTGTACGTGATTTGACTGAAATAAAAAGTGGTGAAAAAGCTACCGTCATTGGAACTGTACGTGGTGTTCCTGTGTTACAACGTTATGGCAAGTCAAAATCTCGTCTAACGTGTAAAATACAAGTCGGTATTCAATTAATTACGGCAACGTGGTTTAACCGTCATTTTCTGCGTGAAGGATTAATTCCCGATCGAGAAATTATGTTAACTGGTAAATGGGAACAGTCTCGCATGCAGCTGACAGTGTCAGAATCTGAGTTTCTTGATGCGGTCAAACCATCTGCGAAGATGGATACATTGCAGCCTGTCTATTCGGTAGGTGGAAAGATTACACAGCCATGGATTCGCAAATTAATCGTAGCGACACTGGAACAATATGTCAGTATGATAGAAGAAATTCTTCCTTATGAAATTGTCCAGAAATATAATTTGATGAATCGAGCAGAAGCGATTACACATATCCATCATCCTGGTGATTTTGCTGCTGGTCAAGAAGCACGAAGACGAATGGTGTATGAGGAACTGTTTCTATTCCAGCTTCGTTTGCAGGCATATCGTGCACTATCTCATCGTAGACAAGCAGGTATCGCTATGCCGATTGATAGTCAATGGATTCGTGAATTTGCTGCAACGCTCCCATTTGAACTTACAGATGGTCAGAAGAAGGCAATTAACGAAATTTCTGTTGATATGCGTCGTAATTATGGAATGAATCGACTGTTACAAGGTGACGTTGGTTCAGGTAAAACGGTAGTTGCTGCGATCGCACTCTATAGTGCAGTAAAAGCTGGTTATCAAGGAGCATTAATGGTTCCTACTGAAATATTAGCTGAGCAACATTTGAAGAGCTTTACGCGTTTATTTGATAATACGAACATTCAAGTAGGGCTATTAACAGGAAGTTTAGGAGAACGCAAACGTCGTGATATGCTTGCTTCGTTGCAGATGGGTCTAGTTGATATTGTCGTTGGTACGCATGCGCTTATACAAGAGGATGTGTTCTTTAGCAAGTTAGGTCTTGTCGTAGTCGATGAGCAGCATCGCTTTGGTGTTAATCAGCGTAGTATATTACGTCAGAAGGGGATTCATCCAGATGTATTAACGATGACAGCGACTCCGATTCCGCGGACGCTTGCTATAACTGCGTTTGGTGATATGGATGTATCGACGATTCGCGAGCGTCCACAAGGGCGTAAACCGATCGAGACGTTTTGGGTTAAGCATAGTGCTTTAGATCGTGCGTATGGCTTTATTCGCAAGCAAGTGGCGCTTGGACGCCAAGCTTATGTCATCTGCCCACTGATTGAAGAATCTGAGAAACTTGAAGTGCAAAATGTTATCGATGTTCATATTACAATGCAACAGGCATTTCCAGATTTACAAGTAGGTTTGTTACATGGTCGCATGAGTGCGGCTGAGAAAGAAGCGTCGATGGGTGCCTTTGCCAGTAATGAATCACAAGTATTAGTCGCGACAACGGTCGTTGAGGTAGGCGTCGATGTTCCTAATGCAACGATAATTATGATTATGGATGCTGAGCGATTCGGACTTTCACAATTGCATCAGCTTCGTGGTCGAGTAGGTCGTGGCGAGCATCAATCCTACTGTATTCTACTCGCTGATCCCAAATCAGAAGTAGGTCGTGAACGAATGAAGGTTATGACCGACACGAATGATGGCTTTGAGGTAGCACGCCGCGATCTTGAACTTCGTGGTCCAGGTGACTTCTTCGGAACAAAGCAAAGCGGTCTACCAGAATTCAAGCTAGCTGATATGGTTGCTGATTATGAATTACTTGAGCAAGCTAGAGAAGATGCTTCTGATCTCGTAGCTCGCGACAGTTTTTGGCATGATTCATCGTACGCTAGATTAATAGAATGGCTTCGAAATGATCCTTTATTTCAAGGAGAACAAATAGATTAG
- a CDS encoding DNA polymerase IV, producing MGDKKQERIIMLADCQSFYATVEKVAHPELEGQPLVVAGDPERRSGIILAACPIAKQYGIKTAEKLGEAIAKCPNVAIITPRMEEYIKVSLQITAIYQSYTDLVEPYSIDEQHLDVTGSVQNYHSTEQMAYAIQRQVMRETGVRIRIGISSNKVLSKMACDHFAKQNASGLFHLPISHIAQVLWPLPIGNMFMVGRKMKHHLQVMGIHTIGELARTPLATLRRRWGVNGEVLWRIANGIDDSPVSPMTHIAQKGIGHHMTLPVDYETLEAIKVPLLELTELVCQRARMKGYMGSVVSVGCRGADFDHPTGFHRQKKLDDPTYLTDEVYSVALELLEKHWDGLPVRSIGVTLNQFVSDEQYQMTLFDNREERLALARTTDSIKARYGNTAIMRASSLTAAGQAIDRAGKIGGHYK from the coding sequence ATGGGGGATAAGAAACAAGAGCGCATCATTATGTTAGCAGACTGTCAGTCTTTCTATGCAACGGTAGAAAAAGTTGCTCATCCAGAATTAGAGGGTCAACCACTTGTTGTAGCGGGTGATCCAGAAAGGCGTTCAGGTATTATATTAGCTGCTTGCCCAATTGCAAAGCAGTATGGCATTAAAACTGCCGAGAAGTTAGGTGAGGCGATTGCCAAATGCCCTAATGTAGCTATTATTACGCCCCGTATGGAGGAGTACATTAAAGTATCTTTGCAAATTACAGCGATCTATCAAAGCTATACAGATCTTGTGGAACCATACAGTATCGATGAACAGCATCTTGATGTGACAGGTAGTGTGCAAAATTATCATTCTACGGAACAAATGGCATACGCGATTCAGCGCCAAGTGATGCGAGAGACAGGAGTCCGTATTCGAATTGGCATAAGTAGCAATAAAGTGCTTAGTAAAATGGCTTGTGATCACTTTGCCAAACAAAATGCATCAGGACTATTTCATTTACCTATATCACATATTGCACAGGTGCTATGGCCACTTCCAATCGGCAATATGTTTATGGTTGGTAGAAAGATGAAGCATCATCTTCAAGTGATGGGTATTCATACTATAGGGGAGCTAGCTCGCACGCCACTTGCTACATTACGTCGTCGCTGGGGAGTTAACGGTGAGGTGTTATGGCGAATTGCTAATGGCATCGATGATTCACCGGTTTCTCCGATGACGCACATTGCACAGAAAGGCATCGGGCATCATATGACGCTACCTGTTGATTATGAAACGTTGGAAGCAATCAAGGTGCCGCTTTTAGAGTTAACAGAACTTGTATGTCAACGTGCTCGGATGAAAGGTTATATGGGCTCTGTTGTGTCAGTAGGTTGTCGGGGGGCTGACTTTGATCATCCTACAGGATTCCATCGTCAGAAGAAGCTGGATGATCCAACCTATTTAACAGATGAAGTGTATAGTGTCGCACTTGAATTACTCGAGAAACATTGGGATGGCTTACCAGTTCGAAGTATTGGGGTGACGCTTAATCAATTTGTTAGTGATGAACAATATCAGATGACGTTATTTGATAATCGTGAGGAACGACTTGCCCTCGCCCGTACGACAGATTCGATTAAAGCCCGTTATGGCAACACAGCAATTATGCGGGCATCATCGTTAACGGCGGCAGGTCAAGCAATTGATCGTGCAGGTAAGATTGGAGGTCATTATAAATGA
- a CDS encoding TFIIB-type zinc ribbon-containing protein: MQVVDYKCPSCGSGMTFDSATGSLSCSSCGRKEDIEQIPEPLIKQAYSENEASEYHCNSCGAVIMTQLETAATVCSFCGSAVVLGDRLAGKLAPAMVIPFSISKEQAMKAFQKWCKRGLLTPKGFVTADRIKGITGLYVPFWLYELHNIVEAQGHGTKVRTYVSGDYRYTETQHFDIYRKLRLNYKMVPVDASEKMNDQLMDKLEPFPYQQLKDFKTPYLAGYIAEKYSYDDGQLLPRAKDKIKQYIEASISSSVSGYASYNFSNKNIKNIFTNADYCLLPVWVVHYDFNKLEYTFAMNGQTGKVVGKPPISKAKVLAWFAGIFGISLLSLKCISWMMGGGFL, from the coding sequence ATGCAAGTAGTTGATTATAAATGCCCAAGCTGTGGTAGCGGGATGACCTTTGATAGCGCAACTGGATCGTTGTCTTGCAGCAGCTGTGGAAGAAAAGAAGATATTGAACAAATTCCTGAACCGCTTATAAAGCAAGCATATTCTGAGAATGAAGCTAGTGAGTATCATTGTAATAGCTGTGGAGCTGTTATTATGACTCAATTAGAAACTGCTGCTACCGTATGTAGCTTTTGTGGCTCCGCTGTCGTTCTCGGGGATAGGTTGGCAGGAAAGCTGGCCCCTGCAATGGTCATTCCGTTCTCAATTAGTAAAGAGCAAGCAATGAAGGCTTTTCAGAAATGGTGCAAAAGGGGCTTGCTTACGCCTAAAGGATTTGTTACTGCGGATCGTATTAAAGGAATTACCGGATTATATGTTCCTTTCTGGCTCTATGAGCTACATAATATTGTCGAGGCTCAAGGCCATGGAACCAAAGTAAGAACCTATGTAAGTGGTGATTATCGCTATACGGAAACGCAACACTTTGATATTTACCGCAAGCTTCGCTTAAATTATAAAATGGTGCCCGTCGATGCATCAGAGAAAATGAATGATCAGTTGATGGATAAGCTAGAGCCATTTCCTTACCAGCAGCTGAAGGACTTCAAAACGCCATATCTCGCTGGTTATATTGCAGAAAAGTACAGCTATGATGACGGTCAGCTACTTCCTAGGGCCAAAGATAAAATTAAGCAATATATCGAAGCTTCCATTTCATCATCGGTGTCAGGATATGCTTCTTATAATTTTAGTAATAAAAACATTAAAAATATATTTACGAATGCGGACTATTGTTTGCTGCCTGTGTGGGTTGTTCATTACGACTTCAATAAACTAGAATATACATTTGCAATGAATGGTCAGACGGGAAAAGTAGTAGGTAAGCCTCCGATTAGCAAGGCAAAGGTTTTAGCGTGGTTCGCGGGTATTTTTGGCATCTCTTTACTGTCATTAAAATGCATTTCATGGATGATGGGGGGAGGATTTCTATGA
- a CDS encoding PspA/IM30 family protein, translating to MGILSRFNDIMKANIHSLMDRAEDPMKVIEEYMRKLNQDLGAVKAETAAIVLNERRSKTLLDECSADIKKLQRYAEKSVEAGNDGDALKFLGKKAKQTERLHELQSAYEQAAKNAECMEQMQHKLVSDIGQLEASYYELKGKLAVAARSKYDSSIEAMEEKVNFALDKAAALAELQADHHDNDDLDRRFAQLKNKQ from the coding sequence ATGGGGATTTTGTCTAGATTTAACGATATTATGAAGGCTAATATCCATTCATTAATGGATCGAGCAGAGGATCCGATGAAGGTTATCGAAGAATATATGCGAAAGCTGAATCAGGATTTAGGGGCAGTGAAGGCAGAAACGGCTGCGATAGTTTTGAATGAGCGAAGATCTAAGACGCTACTTGATGAATGCAGTGCAGATATTAAAAAACTGCAACGATATGCAGAAAAATCTGTAGAAGCGGGTAATGATGGTGATGCGTTAAAGTTTTTAGGAAAAAAAGCAAAGCAGACCGAGCGGCTACATGAGCTACAATCGGCATACGAGCAGGCAGCGAAAAACGCGGAATGTATGGAGCAAATGCAGCATAAGCTTGTATCTGATATCGGTCAGCTAGAGGCAAGCTACTATGAGTTGAAGGGAAAGCTAGCCGTTGCTGCTCGATCCAAATATGATTCTTCAATAGAAGCAATGGAGGAAAAGGTGAATTTTGCATTGGATAAAGCGGCGGCCCTTGCTGAGCTGCAAGCAGATCATCATGATAACGATGATTTGGACCGACGATTCGCGCAATTAAAGAATAAGCAATAA
- a CDS encoding sensor domain-containing protein — MKAIEVTDKTSTGKVNWVLFNPKTYATILYFLLSLPLGIIYFTIAITGIVLSIGLAPIFIGIPLFFGVAKLLNGIVNFEQNMIRQILGLPTPAVPHSYNGQSETRQNWFMQMVRGFDGKLFIRNLLLVLLRFVTSIVFFVIMITVISLALGFITLPALHIILMNEIQLDILEHSLFSYFHIDWTLNQQYMLYVGFGLVLFWIALRIVNGLMQIQRRIMYVDEPYEQTNTPVQAESQMQTSYYDFPEDHSTQVMMQPAYKEI, encoded by the coding sequence ATGAAGGCAATTGAAGTGACTGACAAAACGTCTACAGGTAAAGTGAACTGGGTGCTTTTTAATCCGAAAACCTATGCAACAATTCTCTATTTTTTGTTGTCTCTCCCTTTAGGAATTATCTATTTTACAATAGCGATAACAGGAATTGTTTTATCGATCGGACTAGCTCCAATATTTATCGGAATTCCGCTGTTTTTTGGGGTAGCTAAGCTATTGAATGGGATAGTGAATTTTGAACAAAATATGATAAGACAAATTTTAGGTTTACCGACTCCTGCTGTTCCGCATTCTTATAATGGACAGTCCGAGACTAGACAGAATTGGTTTATGCAAATGGTGAGAGGTTTTGATGGTAAGTTATTCATTAGAAATCTGCTGCTTGTGTTGCTTAGATTTGTAACAAGCATCGTATTTTTTGTTATTATGATAACGGTGATATCACTAGCACTTGGATTTATTACTTTGCCAGCCTTGCACATCATTTTAATGAATGAAATCCAACTTGATATATTGGAGCATAGCTTGTTCAGTTATTTTCATATCGATTGGACGTTAAATCAACAATATATGCTGTACGTAGGTTTTGGTCTTGTGCTTTTCTGGATCGCGCTTCGTATTGTGAATGGACTTATGCAGATTCAGCGTAGAATTATGTATGTAGATGAGCCATATGAGCAAACAAACACGCCAGTGCAAGCAGAATCTCAGATGCAGACGTCATATTATGATTTTCCTGAAGATCATTCGACTCAAGTGATGATGCAGCCAGCCTACAAAGAAATTTAG
- a CDS encoding Asp23/Gls24 family envelope stress response protein → MPIQLDNDYGQINVSDSCIATIAGSAAMECYGLVGMASRNGLKDGLAVLLGRDNWTKGVEIRQDQHGVYIDLYIIVSYGTKISEVASNIRSKVTYVLNDVIGLAVNEVNIFVQDVRVST, encoded by the coding sequence ATGCCGATACAATTAGATAATGATTATGGTCAGATTAATGTATCTGATAGTTGTATTGCAACAATTGCTGGTTCTGCCGCTATGGAATGTTATGGACTAGTAGGAATGGCTTCACGAAATGGACTTAAAGATGGACTCGCAGTGCTTCTAGGTCGAGACAATTGGACTAAGGGTGTTGAAATAAGACAAGATCAACATGGTGTATATATTGATTTGTATATTATTGTGAGTTATGGAACGAAAATTTCTGAAGTTGCTAGTAATATTCGTTCTAAAGTAACCTATGTGTTAAATGATGTAATAGGCCTTGCAGTTAACGAAGTAAACATTTTCGTTCAAGATGTAAGGGTATCTACCTAG